In a single window of the Colius striatus isolate bColStr4 chromosome 21, bColStr4.1.hap1, whole genome shotgun sequence genome:
- the LOC133627488 gene encoding acrosin-like, producing the protein MVVLVFLFPGHPKGQVEMWSQLHSKCPLKQPPSCHSSAGHLCSLSDSSTQADQARQVRLSTRKTVYGGKNLPKEETQPMRSKADAEQWSPLSQPKKGPRLESHFHLSTGLLARPSETCAQRKLGPLVVPHTESPWNQQLCDISAPAEAFQALSALRHQTQRWRRSCGTRPLAEHHGLSRIVGGSDASPGAWPWIVSIQLPGAAGSGHICGGSLIHPRWVLTAGHCFDKYRNVPTWRMVIGATRLSELGPEAQVRKSKRLLIHESYRKGALENDIALLELDEPVQCSDYVQLACVTHFSDVVVSQLTDCRVAGWGYTAEGSAETSDVLQEAKVRLISVKLCNSSEWYGGAVRSYNLCAGYPRGGIDTCQGDSGGPLVCRAPHANFFWLVGLTSWGKGCARPKQPGVYTSTQHFFNWIQSRIRSGGSAATLARPKRPSQGSALFIGLCTGAAEVQQYLCTGTFEVESY; encoded by the exons ATGGTGGTGCTGGTGTTTTTGTTTCCTGGGCATCCCAAGGGCCAGGTGGAGATGTGGAGCCAGCTGCACTCAAAATGTCCCTTGAAACAGCCTCCTTCCTGTCACAGTTCAGCAGGCCACTTGTGCAGCCTCAGTGACTCGTCCACACAAGCAGACCAGGCGAGACAGGTCAGGCTTTCCACCAGGAAAACAGTCTACGGGGGCAAGAACCTGCCGAAAGAGGAAACACAACCCATGAGGAGCAAAGCTGATGCAGAGCAATGGTCGCCTTTGTCTCAGCCCAAAAAGGGGCCTAGGCTGGAAAGTCACTTTCACCTCAGCACTGGCCTCCTTGCAAGACCTTCAGAAACCTGTGCACAGCGTAAG ctTGGGCCCCTCGTGGTGCCCCACACAGAATCCCCCTggaaccagcagctctgtgacatcagcgcCCCGGCCGAGGCTTTCCAGGCACTATCAGCACTACGGCATCAGACACAGCGCTGGCG GAGAAGCTGCGGGACCCGGCCCTTGGCTGAGCACCACGGGCTGTCGCGCATCGTGGGCGGCAGCGATGCCTCCCCGGGAGCCTGGCCCTGGATCGTCAGCATCCAGCTTCCCGGGGCAGCGGGCAGCGGGCACATCTGCGGAGGCTCCCTCATCCATCCCCGgtgggtcctgaccgcaggacactgctttgacaagtacag GAACGTCCCGACGTGGCGCATGGTGATCGGGGCCACCCGGCTGTCTGAGCTGGGCCCCGAGGCCCAAGTGCGCAAGAGCAAGCGGCTGCTGATCCACGAGAGCTACCGCAAAGGCGCCTTGGAGAACGACAtcgccctgctggagctggacgaGCCCGTGCAGTGCAGCGACTACGTGCAGCTGGCCTGTGTGACTCACTTCTCCGACGTGGTGGTGTCGCAGCTCACAGACTGCCGCGTCGCTGGCTGGGGCTACACCGCGGAAGGCT ctgcagaaacatctgacgtgctgcaggaggccaaggtccGCCTCATCAGTGTCaagctctgcaacagcagcGAGTGGTACGGAGGGGCCGTGcgcagctacaacctgtgtgctggCTACCCGCGGGGCGGCATCGacacctgccag ggtgacagcgggggcccgctcgtctgcagagctccacacgccaacttcttctggctcgtgggcctgaccagctgggggaaaggctgtgccagaccaaagcagcctggggtctacacctccacccagcacttcttcAACTGGATCCAGTCACGGATTCGCTCAGGAGGAAGTGCTGCGACACTCGCCCGGCCAAAGAGGCCATCAcaaggctcagccctg TTCATTGGCCTCTGCACCGgtgctgcagaagtgcagcAATACCTGTGCACTGGAACCTTTGAAGTGGAGAGTTACTGA